From a single Gammaproteobacteria bacterium genomic region:
- the mpl gene encoding UDP-N-acetylmuramate:L-alanyl-gamma-D-glutamyl-meso-diaminopimelate ligase — translation MRIHILGICGTFMAGCAVLACESGMAVSGSDMNIYPPMSTQLKEAGITLFNGYDPKHLDLDEIDCVVVGNAIKRGNPALEYILAKGIYYTSGPAWLFEQVLKKRWVLAVAGTHGKTTTSSMVAWILEKNKREPGFLIGGVPQNFGISAKLGGGKYFVVEADEYDAAFFDKRSKFVHYRPKTLVLNNLEYDHADIFPNLAAIQLQFHHLVRTVPPNGCIIYPQEDANLENVLAKGCWTPLITLGNQKANWQAKLVKPDGQLFDVFFNNKEVGRVEWDLLGAHNVHNALAAIAAVHHIEITPQDAVAALSTFQNVKRRMEVRANLHGIAIYDDFAHHPTAIQTTLAGLRAHVGKQARIIAILEFGSYTMRAGVHKEKMAQALSEANLVYCKKTELDWGMNTMLADFKQPTHSFATVNDMVEALTPTLLPGDHVIIMSNSGFDGMHQKLISAIEKG, via the coding sequence ATGCGAATACATATCTTAGGCATATGCGGTACATTTATGGCCGGCTGTGCAGTCCTTGCATGTGAAAGTGGAATGGCGGTCAGTGGCTCTGACATGAATATTTACCCACCGATGAGTACACAGCTAAAAGAAGCCGGTATTACCTTATTCAATGGCTACGATCCGAAACATTTGGATTTAGATGAAATTGATTGTGTAGTAGTTGGTAACGCAATCAAACGAGGCAACCCTGCGTTAGAGTATATTCTCGCTAAAGGAATTTACTATACGTCAGGTCCTGCATGGCTTTTTGAGCAAGTGTTAAAAAAACGCTGGGTTTTAGCTGTGGCAGGCACGCATGGCAAAACAACAACCAGTAGCATGGTTGCTTGGATATTAGAAAAGAATAAAAGAGAACCTGGTTTTTTAATCGGCGGTGTGCCGCAAAATTTTGGAATTTCGGCAAAATTAGGAGGGGGCAAATATTTTGTCGTTGAAGCGGATGAATACGATGCCGCATTTTTTGATAAACGCTCTAAATTTGTTCATTATCGTCCCAAGACCCTCGTTTTAAATAATTTAGAATATGATCATGCAGATATATTTCCAAATCTAGCAGCTATCCAACTTCAGTTTCATCATTTAGTTCGAACCGTTCCACCCAATGGCTGCATTATATATCCCCAAGAAGATGCTAATTTAGAAAATGTTTTAGCCAAAGGATGTTGGACACCTTTAATCACATTGGGTAATCAAAAGGCCAATTGGCAAGCTAAATTGGTGAAGCCCGACGGGCAGCTATTTGACGTCTTTTTTAATAATAAAGAAGTGGGTAGGGTAGAATGGGACTTATTGGGCGCTCACAATGTTCATAACGCATTAGCCGCGATTGCTGCAGTTCATCATATAGAAATTACGCCTCAAGATGCTGTCGCTGCTTTATCAACTTTTCAGAATGTTAAACGCAGAATGGAAGTGCGCGCCAATCTACATGGTATAGCGATATACGATGACTTTGCACATCATCCAACTGCAATTCAAACCACCTTAGCGGGTTTACGAGCGCACGTGGGAAAGCAAGCGAGAATTATTGCTATTCTTGAGTTTGGGTCCTATACCATGCGTGCAGGAGTACATAAGGAGAAAATGGCTCAAGCACTTTCTGAAGCTAATCTTGTTTATTGTAAAAAAACTGAATTAGATTGGGGGATGAATACCATGCTTGCCGATTTTAAACAGCCAACGCATTCATTCGCCACCGTTAATGACATGGTTGAAGCGCTTACGCCAACGTTACTACCTGGCGATCATGTTATTATAATGAGTAATTCGGGTTTTGATGGTATGCACCAGAAGCTGATTTCAGCAATCGAAAAAGGTTGA